A genomic window from Silene latifolia isolate original U9 population chromosome 11, ASM4854445v1, whole genome shotgun sequence includes:
- the LOC141612003 gene encoding methyl-CpG-binding domain-containing protein 2-like isoform X1 codes for MENFVFIFIRSCFTSSVMEQQQEELPEIETLENNDRQIVVYKPPNTCNDDATTNGMEIVPVPEPEPELVSDTEPVLVLPSVGAFTVQCAMCYKWRFIPTKEKYQEIREHVVEQPFTCDLAREWRPDITCHDPSDIEPDGSRLWAIDKPSIAQPPPGWDRELRIRGQGSYNFADVYYTSPTGKRLRSIVEVHKYLMKHPEFEREGVTLSQFSFKTPKPLQKNYTRKWSTPFKHSLCETAQDNPAALQLGESDSFKDVTIPRKKRSQPAAKNVQ; via the exons ATGGAGAATTTTGTGTTCATCTTTATTAGGAGTTGTTTTACTTCATCG GTAATGGAGCAACAACAAGAAGAATTACCAGAAATAGAAACCCTGGAAAACAATGACAGACAAATAGTTGTATACAAACCCCCAAACACTTGTAATGATGATGCTACTACTAATGGCATGGAAATCGTCCCCGTCCCCGAACCGGAACCGGAACTCGTATCAGACACAGAACCAGTACTGGTACTACCCTCAGTAGGGGCATTCACAGTGCAATGTGCAATGTGCTATAAATGGAGGTTTATACCAACTAAAGAGAAGTATCAGGAAATTAGGGAGCATGTAGTGGAACAACCCTTTACATGTGACTTAGCTAGGGAGTGGAGACCTGATATTACATGTCATGATCCTTCTGATATAGAGCCTGATGGAAGTAGGTTGTGGGCCATTGATAAACCTAGTATTGCTCAGCCTCCTCCTGGTTGGGATCGAGAGCTCAGGATTCGCGGCCAAGGCAGTTACAATTTCGCTGATGT GTACTATACTTCTCCTACCGGCAAGAGACTGCGGTCAATCGTTGAGGTTCACAA GTACTTGATGAAGCATCCAGAATTCGAAAGAGAAGGGGTAACTCTTTCCCAATTTTCATTTAAAACACCAAAACCTCTTCAGAAGAACTACACTAGAAAGTGGTCTACTCCTTTTAAGCATTCCCTTTGTGAAACTGCCCAAG ATAATCCTGCGGCCTTGCAACTTGGTGAGTCTGACAGTTTTAAAGACGTGACTATCCCTAGGAAAAAGAGGTCGCAGCCAGCAGCGAAGAACGTACAGTGA
- the LOC141612003 gene encoding methyl-CpG-binding domain-containing protein 2-like isoform X2, with amino-acid sequence MEQQQEELPEIETLENNDRQIVVYKPPNTCNDDATTNGMEIVPVPEPEPELVSDTEPVLVLPSVGAFTVQCAMCYKWRFIPTKEKYQEIREHVVEQPFTCDLAREWRPDITCHDPSDIEPDGSRLWAIDKPSIAQPPPGWDRELRIRGQGSYNFADVYYTSPTGKRLRSIVEVHKYLMKHPEFEREGVTLSQFSFKTPKPLQKNYTRKWSTPFKHSLCETAQDNPAALQLGESDSFKDVTIPRKKRSQPAAKNVQ; translated from the exons ATGGAGCAACAACAAGAAGAATTACCAGAAATAGAAACCCTGGAAAACAATGACAGACAAATAGTTGTATACAAACCCCCAAACACTTGTAATGATGATGCTACTACTAATGGCATGGAAATCGTCCCCGTCCCCGAACCGGAACCGGAACTCGTATCAGACACAGAACCAGTACTGGTACTACCCTCAGTAGGGGCATTCACAGTGCAATGTGCAATGTGCTATAAATGGAGGTTTATACCAACTAAAGAGAAGTATCAGGAAATTAGGGAGCATGTAGTGGAACAACCCTTTACATGTGACTTAGCTAGGGAGTGGAGACCTGATATTACATGTCATGATCCTTCTGATATAGAGCCTGATGGAAGTAGGTTGTGGGCCATTGATAAACCTAGTATTGCTCAGCCTCCTCCTGGTTGGGATCGAGAGCTCAGGATTCGCGGCCAAGGCAGTTACAATTTCGCTGATGT GTACTATACTTCTCCTACCGGCAAGAGACTGCGGTCAATCGTTGAGGTTCACAA GTACTTGATGAAGCATCCAGAATTCGAAAGAGAAGGGGTAACTCTTTCCCAATTTTCATTTAAAACACCAAAACCTCTTCAGAAGAACTACACTAGAAAGTGGTCTACTCCTTTTAAGCATTCCCTTTGTGAAACTGCCCAAG ATAATCCTGCGGCCTTGCAACTTGGTGAGTCTGACAGTTTTAAAGACGTGACTATCCCTAGGAAAAAGAGGTCGCAGCCAGCAGCGAAGAACGTACAGTGA